One segment of Ureibacillus thermophilus DNA contains the following:
- a CDS encoding glycine--tRNA ligase, which yields MAVQSMETIVSLAKHRGFVFPGSEIYGGLANTWDYGPLGVELKNNIKRAWWQKFVQESPYNVGLDAAILMNPRTWEASGHVGNFNDPMIDCKQCKARHRADKLIEAAALEKGDEIVVDGLSFEKMEEIMKQYDVHCPDCGAQDFTDIRQFNLMFKTFQGVTESSANEIYLRPETAQGIFVNFKNVQRSMRKKIPFGIAQIGKSFRNEITPGNFTFRTREFEQMELEFFCKPGEDLEWQNYWKEFCKNWLLSLGMSEENIRLRDHSKEELSHYSAATTDIEYKFPFGWGELWGIADRTDYDLKQHMQYSGEDFTYVDPVTNERYVPYCIEPSVGADRVTLAFLCDAYDEEELEDGDKRTVLRFHPVIAPFKAAVLPLSKKLSEEATEIWNELRKYFPVDYDESQSIGKRYRRQDEIGTPFCITYDFDSKEDGQVTVRHRDSMEQVRIPIADVKAYIEKHLQF from the coding sequence ATGGCTGTTCAATCAATGGAAACAATTGTAAGTTTAGCGAAACATCGAGGATTTGTATTTCCTGGTTCAGAAATTTACGGAGGACTCGCCAATACTTGGGATTACGGTCCTCTTGGAGTGGAACTAAAAAACAATATTAAAAGGGCTTGGTGGCAAAAATTCGTTCAAGAGTCGCCTTATAATGTAGGTCTTGATGCCGCAATTCTCATGAACCCCCGCACTTGGGAAGCTTCCGGCCACGTGGGCAATTTCAATGACCCGATGATCGACTGTAAACAATGTAAAGCAAGACATAGAGCAGATAAATTAATTGAAGCTGCGGCTCTAGAAAAAGGCGATGAAATTGTCGTGGACGGCTTATCTTTTGAAAAAATGGAAGAAATTATGAAGCAATATGATGTGCATTGCCCGGACTGCGGTGCGCAAGATTTCACAGATATCCGCCAGTTTAACTTGATGTTTAAAACATTCCAAGGAGTCACAGAAAGCTCTGCCAACGAGATTTACCTACGCCCTGAGACAGCGCAAGGGATTTTCGTCAACTTCAAAAACGTACAACGCTCCATGCGCAAAAAAATTCCATTCGGCATTGCCCAAATCGGTAAATCATTCCGCAACGAAATTACTCCTGGAAACTTTACTTTCCGCACACGTGAATTTGAACAAATGGAATTGGAGTTTTTCTGCAAACCAGGGGAAGATTTAGAGTGGCAAAATTATTGGAAAGAATTCTGTAAAAACTGGCTCTTGAGTTTAGGCATGAGCGAAGAAAACATTCGCCTCCGCGACCATTCAAAAGAAGAATTGTCCCATTACTCAGCGGCTACAACGGATATTGAATACAAATTCCCATTCGGCTGGGGCGAATTATGGGGAATTGCAGACCGCACTGATTACGACTTGAAGCAACATATGCAATATTCCGGCGAAGATTTCACATATGTAGACCCAGTTACAAATGAACGCTATGTACCTTACTGCATCGAACCATCTGTAGGTGCTGACCGCGTCACTTTAGCATTTTTATGCGATGCTTATGATGAAGAAGAATTGGAAGATGGCGACAAACGTACGGTGCTTAGATTCCATCCGGTTATTGCGCCATTTAAAGCAGCGGTTTTACCACTTTCTAAAAAGCTTTCAGAAGAAGCAACAGAAATTTGGAACGAATTGCGCAAATATTTCCCTGTTGATTATGATGAATCTCAATCCATCGGAAAACGTTACCGCCGCCAAGATGAAATTGGTACTCCATTCTGCATCACATACGACTTCGATTCTAAAGAAGATGGCCAAGTAACAGTGCGCCATCGCGATTCAATGGAGCAAGTACGCATTCCGATTGCCGATGTAAAAGCTTATATTGAAAAACATTTACAATTTTAA
- a CDS encoding PhoH family protein has protein sequence MTEELTELQVENSNEAIMLLGMGDKNIKLIEETFNCQIITRGQTIQIAGEEEQKKKVTVLLKELLKVIRKGINIDLRDVANAIEMMNKGTIEYFAELYDIEIARTHSGKPIRAKTIGQREYIKAIRSKDLVFAIGPAGTGKTYLAVVMATQALKNGHVKRIILTRPAVEAGESLGFLPGDMKEKVDPYLRPLYDALHDVYGTEHTQRLIERGTIEIAPLAYMRGRTLDDAFVILDEAQNTTHMQMKMFLTRLGYGSKMVITGDKSQIDLPTKMESGLIIAERVLKDVKDIHFSYLEAGDVVRHPLVAKIIQAYHEQEL, from the coding sequence ATGACGGAAGAATTAACAGAGTTACAAGTAGAAAATTCGAATGAAGCGATTATGCTTCTCGGAATGGGCGATAAAAACATAAAGTTAATCGAAGAAACATTCAACTGTCAAATCATCACTCGCGGCCAAACAATTCAAATTGCCGGAGAAGAAGAGCAAAAGAAAAAGGTGACTGTATTATTAAAAGAATTGTTAAAAGTCATTCGTAAAGGCATCAATATCGATTTGCGGGATGTTGCCAACGCGATTGAGATGATGAATAAAGGAACAATTGAATATTTTGCGGAATTGTATGATATTGAAATAGCGAGAACCCATTCAGGCAAGCCGATTCGGGCGAAGACGATTGGCCAGCGGGAATACATCAAGGCCATTCGCTCAAAAGATTTAGTATTCGCTATTGGGCCTGCAGGGACAGGAAAAACTTATTTAGCCGTCGTGATGGCAACACAGGCATTGAAAAATGGACATGTTAAACGCATTATTTTAACGCGTCCAGCAGTTGAAGCTGGAGAATCTCTTGGTTTTTTGCCTGGAGATATGAAGGAGAAAGTCGATCCATATCTTCGTCCATTATATGATGCATTGCATGATGTGTATGGAACGGAACATACGCAGCGCCTTATCGAACGAGGTACAATCGAAATTGCTCCTCTTGCATACATGAGAGGACGTACTTTAGATGATGCCTTCGTTATTTTAGATGAAGCCCAAAATACAACTCACATGCAAATGAAAATGTTTTTAACCCGTTTAGGCTATGGTTCCAAAATGGTCATTACAGGAGATAAATCCCAAATTGATTTGCCAACAAAAATGGAATCAGGACTTATCATTGCTGAGCGGGTTTTGAAAGATGTTAAAGATATCCATTTTTCCTATCTGGAAGCTGGAGATGTTGTACGGCATCCCCTTGTGGCAAAAATTATACAAGCCTATCATGAACAAGAACTTTAA
- a CDS encoding diacylglycerol kinase family protein — translation MGNFFRSFRFAFEGIRLATKERNMRFHLVCASIAIFAGFFSKLSAVEWLILIITIALVIGLEMVNTAIENVVDLVSPEFHPLAKAAKDVAAGAVLVFAIASIIIGMILFLPKWF, via the coding sequence ATGGGTAATTTTTTTCGTTCTTTTCGTTTTGCCTTTGAAGGAATTCGTTTGGCAACGAAGGAACGAAATATGCGTTTTCATCTTGTTTGCGCAAGTATTGCCATTTTTGCTGGTTTCTTTTCGAAATTAAGTGCGGTGGAATGGCTTATTTTAATCATTACCATTGCCCTTGTCATTGGACTTGAAATGGTGAATACAGCTATTGAAAATGTGGTCGATTTAGTTTCCCCGGAGTTTCATCCGCTGGCAAAAGCAGCTAAGGATGTGGCGGCAGGGGCTGTGCTTGTTTTTGCGATTGCAAGCATAATTATTGGAATGATTCTTTTTCTTCCAAAATGGTTTTAA
- the era gene encoding GTPase Era has product MQENQTFKSGFISIIGRPNVGKSTFLNHVIGQKIAIMSDKPQTTRNKIQGVLTRENSQMIFIDTPGIHKPKHKLGEFMVKVSKNTLREVDLILFMVNAEEKIGKGDEYIMEMLGDTVTPVFLVVNKIDKVHPDELLKIIDDYRQRMDFAEIIPISALEGNNVERLLETIEKYLPEGPQYYPSDQITDHPERFIISELIREKVLHLTREEVPHSVAVVIDQIRRDEKNENLIHVMATIMVERDSQKGIIIGKGGKLLKEIGTLARRDIEMLLGSKVYLELWVKVQKDWRNKITYLRDFGYREDEY; this is encoded by the coding sequence ATGCAGGAAAATCAAACGTTTAAATCAGGCTTTATTTCAATCATTGGAAGACCAAATGTTGGGAAATCCACATTTTTAAATCATGTAATCGGACAAAAAATTGCCATTATGTCTGATAAACCGCAAACAACCCGCAATAAAATCCAAGGTGTGTTGACTAGAGAAAACAGCCAAATGATTTTCATTGATACACCGGGAATTCATAAGCCAAAGCATAAACTGGGCGAATTTATGGTGAAAGTTTCGAAAAATACATTGCGTGAAGTGGATTTAATTTTGTTCATGGTCAATGCCGAAGAAAAGATCGGAAAAGGCGACGAATACATTATGGAAATGCTCGGCGATACGGTTACGCCTGTGTTTTTGGTTGTCAATAAAATCGATAAAGTGCATCCGGATGAATTGTTGAAAATCATCGATGACTATCGCCAGCGCATGGATTTTGCAGAAATTATTCCAATCTCCGCATTGGAAGGAAATAATGTGGAACGGTTGCTTGAAACAATTGAAAAATATTTGCCGGAAGGGCCGCAATACTATCCAAGCGACCAAATCACCGACCATCCTGAGCGCTTTATCATTTCTGAATTGATTCGTGAAAAAGTGCTTCATTTAACAAGGGAAGAAGTGCCTCATTCCGTTGCCGTTGTCATTGACCAAATCCGACGAGATGAGAAAAATGAAAACTTAATTCATGTGATGGCAACGATTATGGTGGAGCGCGATTCCCAAAAAGGCATCATCATCGGAAAAGGCGGCAAATTGTTGAAAGAAATCGGCACTTTAGCAAGAAGAGATATCGAAATGCTTCTAGGTTCGAAAGTGTATTTAGAGCTATGGGTAAAAGTGCAAAAAGATTGGCGGAATAAAATTACGTATTTGCGTGACTTCGGATATCGGGAAGATGAATATTAG
- a CDS encoding cytidine deaminase yields MEILFEEAKKARENAYAPYSKFSVGAALITKSGKIYRGCNIENASFGLTNCAERTAIFKAVSEGERDFQALLVVADTKDPVSPCGACRQVLAEFCPPTMPVYLANVNGNIEQTTVEQLLPSSFKSEDMKDAGKSNV; encoded by the coding sequence ATGGAAATACTTTTTGAAGAAGCGAAAAAGGCAAGAGAAAATGCTTATGCTCCCTATTCAAAGTTTTCGGTTGGTGCTGCGCTCATTACAAAAAGCGGAAAAATCTACCGCGGCTGCAATATTGAAAATGCAAGTTTCGGATTGACGAACTGCGCAGAGAGAACGGCGATTTTTAAAGCGGTATCTGAAGGGGAAAGGGATTTTCAGGCCCTTTTAGTCGTTGCGGATACAAAAGATCCCGTTTCTCCATGTGGTGCTTGCAGGCAAGTATTGGCGGAGTTTTGCCCGCCGACGATGCCCGTATATTTAGCAAATGTAAACGGGAATATAGAACAAACGACAGTGGAACAATTATTACCAAGTTCGTTTAAATCGGAGGATATGAAAGATGCAGGAAAATCAAACGTTTAA
- the ybeY gene encoding rRNA maturation RNase YbeY, with the protein MTLTIDFLDETNELNEEHIQLVENLLQHAAKMENVEEAEVSITFVTNEKIHEINREYRHIDRPTDVISFALEEMGEGEIEIVGDMPRVLGDIIISVERTREQAEEYGHSFERELGFLAVHGFLHLLGYDHMTEEDEKVMFSKQEEILSSFGLGRDLHG; encoded by the coding sequence ATGACATTAACCATTGATTTTTTAGATGAAACAAATGAATTAAACGAAGAACATATACAACTTGTGGAAAACTTGCTGCAACACGCTGCGAAAATGGAAAATGTTGAGGAAGCAGAAGTTTCTATTACTTTTGTTACCAATGAAAAAATCCACGAAATTAACCGGGAGTATCGGCATATTGACCGCCCGACGGATGTCATTTCCTTTGCCCTTGAAGAAATGGGGGAAGGGGAAATCGAAATTGTCGGAGATATGCCTCGCGTGCTCGGGGACATTATCATTTCGGTGGAACGTACAAGAGAGCAGGCGGAAGAATACGGCCACTCCTTTGAAAGGGAACTGGGATTTCTTGCCGTTCATGGATTTTTACATTTACTAGGCTACGACCATATGACTGAAGAAGATGAAAAAGTTATGTTTTCAAAACAAGAGGAGATTCTTTCATCCTTTGGTTTAGGTCGTGATTTGCATGGGTAA
- the dnaG gene encoding DNA primase, whose product MVNKIPEELIEKIRTESDIVDVISEYIQLTKRGRNWFGLCPFHNENTPSFSVSEDKQIFHCFGCGAGGNVITFVMDIENVSFPEAVSKLGERIGIHIDIQNQSMDNRLRSYSKKEENMLDAHQFVAEYYHHLLMNTEDGEKALNYLFKRGFTREDIESNGIGYSLPNGDSVTVLLQRKGFSLDEMVECGLIIQRENDHTYFDRFRGRIMFPIRNESGKVIGFSGRLIEPKESEAKYLNSPETPIFRKSEVLFNLDKARTSIRKKRQAILMEGFMDVLAANKAGIDNAVATMGTSLTKEHITRLKRLVRKVVICYDGDHAGWEAAKRAAELLYNEQMEVEVVVLPEQLDPDAYIRNYGTESFVQMVEKPHAYMSFMMMYARRNKNFQFENDILQYIQEVLEQLVGRTSPIERDLYIKELAKETKVSEEAIYAQFRKLDADFAKNYKRADQNISIKSIDFHPKNLNATKRAERLLLSHMLSDMEVVKHIIESDDPQPFVHDEYIAVFVRLIGFCEEHGTSDYQRFLEILDDAELRKIVMEAALVERDPEYKDAEIQDCLKHLKKHRLELEIEKLMHDSKEAERMHEYDKALELFQRMVQLKRTLSAI is encoded by the coding sequence ATGGTAAATAAAATCCCTGAAGAGTTGATTGAAAAAATTCGAACAGAGTCGGATATAGTCGATGTCATCAGCGAATATATCCAGCTGACAAAAAGAGGTCGAAACTGGTTTGGGTTATGTCCATTCCATAACGAAAACACACCTTCTTTTTCCGTTTCCGAAGACAAACAAATTTTCCATTGCTTTGGTTGTGGTGCTGGTGGAAATGTGATTACCTTTGTCATGGATATCGAAAATGTATCCTTTCCTGAAGCGGTTTCGAAATTAGGAGAACGCATCGGCATACATATAGATATCCAAAACCAAAGTATGGACAACCGTCTTCGCAGCTATTCAAAAAAAGAAGAAAATATGCTGGACGCCCATCAATTTGTTGCTGAGTATTACCATCATTTATTGATGAACACAGAAGATGGTGAAAAAGCGTTAAATTATTTATTCAAAAGAGGATTTACAAGGGAAGATATCGAATCCAATGGTATAGGATATTCATTGCCAAATGGGGATTCGGTGACAGTACTTTTGCAGCGAAAAGGCTTTTCCTTAGATGAAATGGTCGAATGTGGGCTCATTATTCAACGGGAAAATGACCATACTTATTTTGACCGATTTCGAGGACGTATCATGTTTCCAATTCGCAATGAATCTGGAAAGGTGATTGGCTTTTCAGGTCGTTTAATTGAGCCGAAAGAATCAGAAGCGAAATATTTAAACAGCCCCGAAACTCCTATTTTTCGAAAAAGTGAAGTGCTTTTTAACCTGGATAAGGCGAGAACTTCAATTCGAAAAAAACGTCAAGCCATATTAATGGAAGGTTTCATGGATGTACTTGCTGCAAATAAAGCGGGAATTGATAACGCTGTAGCAACAATGGGCACTTCCCTGACAAAGGAGCATATCACAAGGCTAAAACGCTTAGTTCGAAAAGTAGTTATTTGTTATGATGGTGATCATGCTGGATGGGAAGCTGCGAAACGTGCTGCAGAGTTATTATATAATGAACAAATGGAGGTTGAAGTCGTCGTACTGCCTGAACAGTTAGATCCTGATGCGTATATTCGAAATTATGGTACAGAATCTTTTGTTCAGATGGTTGAAAAACCGCATGCATACATGTCATTTATGATGATGTATGCACGACGGAACAAAAATTTCCAATTTGAAAACGATATTCTACAATACATCCAAGAAGTGCTTGAACAATTAGTTGGTAGAACATCGCCTATCGAACGTGACTTATATATAAAGGAATTGGCGAAGGAAACAAAAGTTTCGGAAGAGGCGATTTATGCACAATTCAGAAAATTAGATGCTGACTTTGCTAAAAATTATAAACGAGCAGACCAAAACATCTCAATAAAAAGTATCGACTTTCATCCGAAAAATTTAAATGCCACAAAACGTGCAGAAAGATTGCTTCTTTCTCATATGCTATCTGATATGGAAGTAGTAAAACACATTATAGAAAGCGATGATCCGCAGCCCTTTGTACATGATGAATATATTGCGGTATTTGTTCGCTTAATCGGCTTTTGTGAAGAACATGGAACATCAGATTATCAGCGTTTTCTTGAAATTTTAGATGATGCTGAACTTCGGAAAATTGTGATGGAAGCAGCGCTTGTAGAACGCGATCCAGAATATAAAGATGCTGAAATACAAGATTGTTTAAAACATTTGAAAAAACATCGCTTAGAGCTCGAAATAGAAAAGCTTATGCACGATTCCAAAGAAGCTGAACGAATGCACGAATATGATAAAGCTTTAGAGCTTTTTCAACGAATGGTTCAACTGAAAAGAACTTTATCTGCGATTTGA
- a CDS encoding HD family phosphohydrolase yields MDQHLKRLLDMFGFRVLLVIILTIAGILQFFMMLGNVLGDTYDVQPFQLAPETIRAVKTVEDTEKTEEERQEAEETVEPVYVFDEEIVNHRIALLESIYEITLDVRKEIVDSDESLTKDEQIQKFKNKLKEITDRQTLQLTDDDLWTLLIVDEKELARAQTSIVELVKKALSKPIRKENVAAIRNDLETKIREQKDISAALLSPYITLGRTAVVETETLDEEKTEELKKQARHSVEPVRILQGQIIVQEGELIDREKYRQLELLGMTNNKVSLKPVLGLAILVFIQMAFLYFLFDKQKLDVQKKRKQLVVTVIVYLISIALMELISLLDDFDVQIGFIYPSALATMLISLLSSYQAASLVTVLVASSAGIIFQEGYSAVMQMEIALYILLGGFACIYFMKSIKNRSDILKGCGVVSMINLSFIAFYLLMTQSHYEPFELLFYGAAAIVSGLLSGTLTMGLLPFFESAIGILSTMKLIELSNPNHPLLKKILTETPGTYHHSIMVANLAEAACEAIGADGLLARVGSYYHDIGKTKRPAFFVENQMSGINPHDSLPPERSAEIIIAHTTDGAEILRKHKMPQEFIDIALQHHGTSSLKFFLHKAKEQGKLKDESIFHYPGPKPQTKEIAVISIADSVEAAVRSMKEPNAEKIRNLVQSIIKDRLEENQFDECDISIKELKIIEKVLCETLNGTFHSRIEYPKEEKK; encoded by the coding sequence ATGGATCAGCACTTAAAAAGATTGTTAGATATGTTTGGATTTAGGGTATTATTAGTTATCATCTTAACGATTGCAGGTATTTTGCAGTTTTTCATGATGCTTGGCAATGTCCTTGGTGATACATATGATGTTCAACCTTTTCAATTGGCTCCGGAAACAATACGAGCGGTGAAGACGGTGGAGGACACTGAAAAAACCGAAGAGGAGAGACAGGAAGCCGAAGAGACTGTCGAACCGGTATATGTTTTTGATGAAGAGATTGTCAATCATCGCATTGCACTGTTAGAATCGATTTACGAAATTACATTAGATGTTCGTAAGGAAATTGTCGACAGCGATGAAAGTTTAACTAAAGATGAACAGATTCAAAAATTCAAAAATAAATTGAAAGAAATTACAGACCGCCAAACTCTTCAATTAACCGATGATGATTTATGGACGCTTTTAATAGTGGATGAGAAGGAGTTGGCTCGGGCTCAAACATCGATTGTCGAGTTGGTAAAAAAGGCTTTATCTAAACCCATACGCAAAGAAAATGTTGCAGCCATTCGAAATGATTTAGAAACGAAAATTCGCGAGCAGAAAGATATTAGTGCTGCCTTGCTTTCTCCATACATTACGCTGGGAAGAACAGCTGTTGTTGAAACTGAAACGCTGGATGAGGAAAAAACGGAGGAACTGAAAAAACAAGCACGCCATTCCGTTGAACCTGTCCGCATTTTGCAAGGGCAGATTATTGTGCAAGAAGGAGAGCTCATCGACAGAGAGAAATATCGGCAGCTAGAACTATTGGGAATGACCAACAATAAAGTTTCCTTAAAACCTGTTTTGGGACTCGCTATATTGGTATTTATTCAAATGGCGTTTCTTTATTTTCTTTTTGATAAGCAGAAATTGGATGTACAAAAAAAACGGAAACAATTGGTTGTAACGGTCATTGTCTACTTAATATCGATTGCTTTAATGGAGCTAATTAGTTTATTAGATGATTTTGATGTGCAAATTGGCTTTATTTATCCTTCAGCGTTGGCAACAATGTTAATCAGCTTGCTTTCATCCTATCAAGCTGCAAGTCTTGTGACCGTGCTTGTGGCGTCATCAGCTGGGATCATCTTCCAAGAAGGATACTCTGCTGTCATGCAAATGGAAATTGCATTGTACATTTTGCTTGGGGGCTTTGCTTGCATTTACTTTATGAAGTCCATCAAAAACCGCTCCGATATTCTTAAAGGATGTGGAGTGGTGTCCATGATTAATTTATCGTTTATCGCATTTTATTTATTGATGACCCAATCCCATTATGAACCTTTCGAATTGTTGTTTTACGGGGCTGCTGCAATTGTTTCAGGCTTGCTTTCAGGCACATTGACAATGGGGCTTTTGCCATTCTTTGAATCAGCCATTGGAATTTTGTCGACAATGAAATTAATTGAACTATCCAATCCGAATCATCCGTTATTGAAGAAAATCTTAACGGAAACGCCTGGAACTTATCATCACAGCATTATGGTTGCCAATTTAGCGGAAGCAGCTTGCGAAGCGATTGGTGCGGATGGTTTGCTTGCCCGGGTAGGCAGTTATTATCATGATATTGGGAAAACGAAAAGGCCGGCCTTTTTCGTGGAAAATCAAATGTCTGGCATCAATCCGCATGATTCTTTGCCGCCAGAAAGAAGCGCAGAAATTATCATTGCCCATACGACAGATGGGGCGGAGATTCTACGTAAGCATAAAATGCCTCAAGAATTTATTGATATCGCCCTTCAGCATCATGGCACAAGTTCGCTAAAATTTTTCTTGCATAAGGCAAAGGAACAAGGAAAATTAAAGGATGAGTCGATTTTCCATTACCCTGGTCCAAAACCGCAGACAAAGGAAATTGCGGTGATCAGCATTGCAGATAGTGTGGAAGCTGCCGTCCGTTCCATGAAAGAGCCAAATGCGGAGAAAATCCGAAACTTGGTGCAATCGATTATTAAAGACCGGTTGGAAGAAAATCAATTTGATGAATGCGATATTTCCATTAAGGAATTAAAAATCATTGAAAAAGTGCTTTGTGAAACATTAAACGGCACGTTCCATTCCCGAATTGAGTATCCGAAAGAGGAAAAAAAATAG
- the recO gene encoding DNA repair protein RecO, whose product MLHKLEGIVLKTRDYGESNKIVTLMTKEAGKIAVMARGAKKPRSRLAAISQTFMHGIFIVQRTTGLGTLQQGELMQSMRHIQTDIVRAAYASYIVELVDRLIEEGSSQTFVYEVLKQALYAIDEEYDPEAIALFVDWKLLPYAGVRPVLHQCASCGAVEGEFAFSFSQGGFLCHRCFHADPYIIRLNPTQIKLIRMFANVPIEKIGKLELKRETKRFIKMIVTTIYEEQTGMRLKSRSFIEQLEKSEALMAMQKEDENKGVEP is encoded by the coding sequence ATGCTACATAAATTAGAAGGCATTGTGTTAAAAACAAGAGATTATGGAGAATCGAATAAAATCGTTACCTTAATGACGAAAGAAGCGGGAAAAATCGCCGTGATGGCCCGGGGAGCAAAAAAGCCGAGAAGCCGCTTAGCTGCCATTTCCCAAACTTTTATGCACGGTATTTTTATTGTACAGCGCACAACAGGCTTGGGCACCTTGCAGCAAGGCGAACTGATGCAGTCTATGCGCCATATTCAGACGGATATTGTAAGGGCTGCTTACGCCAGTTACATCGTGGAATTGGTGGACCGTTTAATTGAAGAGGGAAGCTCGCAAACTTTTGTTTATGAGGTGCTCAAGCAGGCTTTGTATGCTATTGATGAGGAATACGACCCAGAGGCAATTGCGTTATTTGTGGACTGGAAACTGCTTCCTTATGCAGGGGTGAGGCCGGTATTGCATCAATGCGCATCATGTGGCGCTGTTGAAGGGGAGTTTGCCTTTTCCTTTTCTCAAGGCGGGTTTCTTTGCCACCGTTGTTTTCATGCGGATCCTTATATTATTCGGCTCAATCCGACTCAAATTAAGTTGATACGAATGTTTGCCAATGTGCCAATCGAAAAAATAGGAAAGCTGGAGCTAAAACGCGAGACGAAGCGTTTTATTAAAATGATTGTAACAACGATTTATGAAGAACAAACAGGGATGCGGTTAAAATCCCGCTCCTTTATTGAACAGCTGGAAAAATCCGAAGCTTTGATGGCGATGCAAAAAGAAGATGAAAATAAAGGCGTCGAACCATGA
- a CDS encoding pyruvate, water dikinase regulatory protein — MKNLKIFVVSDSVGETGEQAAKAAATQFRPNFDGVIIKRFPHISSDDHIKNIVEIAVMQDAIIVFTLVEKQKRQLMLSLCRQLNVACIDLLGPMIILFSEKLQEAPLEEPGLVHKLDEDYFRKVEAIEFAVKYDDGRDPKGILLSDVVLIGVSRTSKTPLSQYLAHKRYKVANVPIVPEVEPPEELFQVDPRKCFGLVISPEKLNIIRKERLIALGLSDDAMYARTDRIEKEIAYFYKVAEKLGCEVIDVTNKAVEETANDIIERLERLKNK, encoded by the coding sequence TTGAAAAACTTAAAAATTTTTGTCGTATCGGATTCGGTAGGAGAAACTGGAGAACAAGCCGCAAAAGCAGCGGCAACACAATTTCGGCCTAATTTTGATGGCGTCATTATAAAACGATTTCCTCACATATCCAGCGATGACCATATAAAAAATATTGTCGAAATTGCTGTGATGCAAGATGCGATCATCGTTTTTACGCTAGTAGAAAAACAAAAGCGTCAGTTGATGCTCAGTTTATGCCGACAATTAAATGTGGCTTGCATCGATTTATTGGGGCCGATGATTATTTTATTCAGCGAAAAGCTTCAAGAAGCCCCGCTAGAAGAACCTGGACTAGTCCATAAATTGGATGAAGATTATTTCCGAAAAGTGGAAGCTATTGAATTTGCGGTAAAATATGATGACGGGCGCGATCCAAAAGGCATTTTATTAAGCGATGTTGTGTTAATTGGTGTCTCTCGGACTTCCAAAACTCCATTATCTCAGTATTTGGCCCATAAGCGATATAAAGTGGCCAATGTTCCGATTGTTCCTGAAGTTGAACCGCCTGAGGAATTGTTTCAAGTGGATCCAAGAAAATGTTTTGGTTTAGTCATATCGCCGGAAAAACTGAATATCATTCGAAAAGAAAGATTAATTGCGCTAGGTTTAAGCGATGATGCAATGTATGCTCGGACAGACCGGATCGAGAAAGAAATCGCTTATTTTTACAAAGTGGCTGAAAAATTAGGCTGTGAAGTAATTGATGTAACCAATAAGGCTGTTGAGGAAACAGCTAATGATATAATCGAACGATTAGAACGATTAAAAAATAAGTAA
- a CDS encoding helix-turn-helix transcriptional regulator — MSPIELNQRQDKILQIVKEKGPITGEKIAEHLNLTRATLRPDLAILTMAGFLDARPRVGYIYSGKKTMAALTESMMNLKVKDFQSLPVVVSENMTAYDAICQMFLEDVGTLFVVDERSRLQGVLSRKDLLRTSIGTQAITKIPVHIIMTRMPNIVYCHKNDSLVHAAKKLIDRQVDSLPVVEEREDGLEIVGRITKTNITKAFISLAETNDL; from the coding sequence GTGAGTCCAATAGAACTCAATCAACGTCAAGATAAAATTCTTCAAATAGTAAAAGAAAAGGGTCCTATCACCGGAGAAAAAATTGCTGAACACTTAAATTTAACTCGTGCAACCCTGCGTCCGGATTTAGCGATTTTAACGATGGCAGGGTTTCTAGATGCCAGACCTAGAGTTGGCTATATATATTCTGGAAAAAAAACGATGGCAGCTCTAACAGAATCCATGATGAATCTAAAAGTAAAAGATTTTCAGTCTTTGCCTGTTGTGGTATCTGAAAATATGACAGCTTATGATGCCATTTGCCAAATGTTTTTGGAAGATGTAGGCACATTATTTGTAGTGGATGAACGATCCCGCCTACAAGGGGTTCTATCGAGAAAAGATTTGCTTCGTACTAGCATCGGGACTCAGGCGATAACAAAAATTCCAGTTCATATTATTATGACAAGAATGCCTAATATCGTATATTGCCACAAAAATGATTCGCTCGTTCATGCTGCGAAAAAACTGATTGATCGACAAGTCGATTCATTGCCGGTTGTCGAGGAAAGAGAAGATGGATTGGAGATTGTCGGTCGGATAACGAAAACAAATATTACAAAAGCGTTTATTTCATTAGCAGAAACGAATGATTTGTAA